One window of Triticum dicoccoides isolate Atlit2015 ecotype Zavitan chromosome 5A, WEW_v2.0, whole genome shotgun sequence genomic DNA carries:
- the LOC119299839 gene encoding uncharacterized protein LOC119299839 codes for MGLPALQRIISMQRERRRRQTRAHGNELACLLANSFALQQLGLSHCSKIIRLKIPSLLQRLITLEVSACKRLQTIEIEAQCLSKFWFTGEWLVQLSFGEALQLKTLDMHCHGAVCEARANLPSTFPNLETLSVFSYFEMVNTPMVGSKFPFLKHLTVKLAAAPAYDYCSLISFFDASPSLETFFLNGFQASMQHPSILADPSGRRRMPKHCHDKLRNVTIAGFSSAKSLVELTCHILESSESLECLTLDATEGYDYLRCSVNRSGKCFCMRRDAILEARHGLLAIKTYIEGIVPPKVKFTVVEPCSQCHVVEL; via the exons ATGGGGCTTCCGGCGCTGCAGCGGATCATCTCCATGCAGCGGGAGCGGCGCCGCCGGCAAACGCGAGCCCAtg GAAATGAGCTAGCCTGCCTTCTAGCCAATTCTTTTGCTTTGCAGCAGTTGGGACTCAGCCATTGCAGCAAGATAATTAGACTGAAGATACCTTCCCTGCTGCAGCGGCTCATCACCCTTGAAGTGTCTGCATGTAAGAGGCTGCAGACAATAGAGATTGAAGCTCAATGTTTATCCAAATTTTGGTTTACTGGTGAGTGGCTAGTACAACTCTCGTTTGGAGAAGCATTACAATTGAAGACCCTAGACATGCACTGTCATGGTGCTGTCTGTGAGGCTCGTGCCAATCTTCCGTCCACCTTTCCAAATCTTGAAACACTTTCTGTATTTTCATATTTTGAG ATGGTCAATACACCGATGGTCGGTAGCAAATTTCCATTCCTCAAGCACTTGACTGTTAAACTTGCTGCAGCCCCAGCCTATGATTATTGTTCTCTTATATCGTTTTTTGATGCTTCTCCTTCCTTGGAGACGTTCTTCTTGAAT GGGTTCCAGGCAAGCATGCAACATCCATCCATTTTGGCAGATCCTTCAGGTCGGAGGCGGATGCCGAAGCACTGCCATGACAAGCTCAGGAATGTGACTATTGCTGGTTTCTCCTCTGCAAAGAGCTTGGTTGAGCTAACATGTCATATTCTTGAGAGTTCAGAGTCACTTGAGTGTCTTACATTGGACGCCACAGAAGGATATGATTACCTTAGGTGTTCTGTCAATAGATCTGGCAAATGCTTCTGCATGCGCAGGGATGCCATCTTGGAGGCTCGTCATGGTCTCTTGGCTATCAAGACATACATCGAGGGAATTGTTCCACCGAAAGTGAAGTTCACTGTTGTGGAGCCTTGCAGCCAGTGCCATGTTGTTGAGCTTTAG
- the LOC119299837 gene encoding alanine--tRNA ligase-like yields MEVPPVWTAARVQEDFINYFESKSQSQSHTPWPSSLEVPVYDPAILFANAGMNQFKPVLILGTASPDSQLGRLRRACNTQKRIRAEAQRPRRHGEGGGRRRVMDR; encoded by the exons ATGGAGGTGCCGCCGGTTTGGACAGCCGCCCGGGTCCAGGAGGATTTCATCAACTACTTCGAGTCCAAGTCGCAGTCGCAGTCGCACACGCCATGGCCGTCGAGCCTCGAGGTGCCCGTCTACGACCCCGCGATCTTGTTCGCCAACGCCGGGATGAACCAGTTCAAGCCGGTATTAATCCTCGGCACCGCCTCCCCCGATTCGCAGCTTGGCCGCCTGCGCCGCGCCTGCAACACCCAGAAGCGCATCCGCGCCGAAGCACAACGACCTCGACGACATGGGGAAGGAGGAGGCCGCCGTCGG GTTATGGATCGGTAA